One Bacillota bacterium DNA segment encodes these proteins:
- a CDS encoding AMP-binding protein: MMNLKQIFKQIGRPGVTARYFTDVFADDMPLETLAEYQKESIRAIVSRAYERSPFYGEKMDLAGVAPEDIVELADLARLPFITKDELRGKPWILLACDKKEVSLIQVSTGTTGGEEIYIMNTWEDYYRYELATGYPTLVPIVPGDICLNALPYEMSSAGLAFHKTFMEGCQATVVPAGKGGAYSTPAKTVKLMRNLQPTVVITTPSWAVTLSEAAAEESLDLSSLPLKKMWLTGEGCSPSFRERVENIWGTKANFYYGSLECGGVGIECDSHNGYHIIMGHVIVEIVDPKTGAVLEPGEIGEIVVTCLLRYDTPILRYRTQDLGYIEMDPCPCGVALPRLFLRGRLVEQVTICGIPFSPFYLEEFLMRLPEVGNWFQFVVPPGGADRLKIRAEPAPGVSPSPELVESLAGKMEFGTGLPCEFEIVDRIPRPRGKTIRVVEK; the protein is encoded by the coding sequence ATGATGAATCTTAAACAGATATTCAAACAGATCGGTAGACCGGGAGTGACAGCCCGGTACTTTACCGATGTCTTCGCTGACGATATGCCGTTAGAAACGCTGGCCGAGTATCAAAAAGAGTCGATAAGGGCTATTGTAAGCCGCGCCTACGAGCGCTCACCCTTTTACGGTGAAAAAATGGACCTGGCCGGGGTTGCCCCGGAGGATATCGTGGAACTCGCTGACCTTGCCCGGCTGCCTTTCATCACTAAAGACGAACTGCGGGGAAAACCCTGGATCCTCCTGGCATGCGACAAGAAGGAAGTATCTTTGATTCAGGTTTCAACGGGCACCACCGGCGGGGAAGAGATATACATCATGAATACGTGGGAGGATTATTATCGCTATGAACTGGCCACGGGGTACCCGACGCTGGTGCCGATAGTACCCGGCGACATCTGTCTCAACGCGCTGCCGTACGAAATGAGTTCGGCGGGTCTGGCTTTCCACAAGACCTTTATGGAGGGTTGTCAGGCCACCGTGGTCCCCGCAGGAAAAGGCGGCGCCTACTCCACTCCGGCCAAGACGGTGAAGCTGATGCGCAACCTGCAGCCGACGGTGGTCATCACCACCCCCTCCTGGGCGGTCACTCTTTCGGAGGCGGCGGCTGAAGAATCGCTCGATCTCAGCAGCCTGCCGCTCAAAAAAATGTGGCTGACCGGCGAAGGCTGCTCACCGTCTTTCCGGGAACGGGTGGAAAATATTTGGGGCACTAAAGCCAACTTCTATTACGGTTCCCTTGAGTGCGGCGGGGTCGGCATCGAGTGCGATTCGCATAACGGCTACCATATCATAATGGGCCACGTCATCGTCGAAATCGTCGATCCAAAAACCGGAGCGGTTCTCGAACCCGGTGAAATAGGGGAAATCGTGGTAACATGCCTGCTTCGTTACGATACACCGATTCTGCGCTATCGCACACAGGATTTAGGCTACATCGAAATGGACCCCTGTCCCTGCGGCGTCGCACTACCGCGGCTCTTCCTAAGAGGTCGGCTGGTTGAGCAGGTTACGATCTGCGGTATACCCTTCTCTCCGTTTTACCTTGAAGAATTCCTCATGCGGCTGCCGGAGGTAGGAAACTGGTTCCAATTCGTGGTACCGCCCGGGGGGGCCGATCGCCTGAAGATTCGTGCCGAACCGGCTCCGGGAGTATCTCCATCCCCAGAACTTGTGGAATCGCTGGCCGGCAAAATGGAGTTCGGCACCGGGCTGCCCTGCGAGTTTGAGATTGTGGACAGAATTCCCCGCCCGCGTGGGAAGACAATCCGGGTAGTTGAGAAGTGA
- a CDS encoding AMP-binding protein — MDPHEKLVLLNEVLEGCKTSPFYRDRLPGRPLRSLKELKRIPLTTKQDLRRCSPFELLCVPRAAICQYHETYGTTGPPVSTWFTKHDLKDNAKEITRCGIGFNKEDTVLVRFPYAISAVAHMVHAAAQSKGACVIPASSRSTVSPFPRVVNLLRNLEVTILAGLPLQALLIAETAELQGLNPHEDFPHLRAILTAGEPLSGARRKLLQNIWGVPVFDIYGMAEIGTAVVDCEFGRPHSLEDYFVFELLDKDLRKDVRIGEMGYLVVTTLKKRATPMIRYLTGDLARIKEENCACGRQICLEVRGRRDDAVNVKGRLLDRWDFEEMLSHLPCWRFWAAGPVPGGVHIVVEAEKAGDSVPRELIGMLENKYEMRFRIEVVPKGTLYDRSELLAVAVVGKPQHIYSAQEMEQKAYIKGVKV, encoded by the coding sequence ATGGACCCACATGAAAAGCTCGTACTTTTAAACGAGGTACTGGAAGGGTGTAAGACTTCCCCCTTTTACCGGGACCGCTTACCCGGCAGGCCATTGCGCTCCCTTAAGGAATTAAAACGTATTCCGCTTACAACCAAGCAGGACTTAAGGCGCTGTTCGCCCTTCGAGTTGCTCTGCGTGCCCCGGGCGGCGATTTGCCAGTACCATGAGACATATGGAACGACCGGCCCGCCGGTTTCTACCTGGTTCACTAAACATGACCTCAAGGACAACGCCAAAGAGATAACCAGATGCGGTATTGGTTTCAACAAGGAAGATACGGTGCTGGTGAGGTTCCCCTATGCCATCTCGGCTGTAGCCCATATGGTCCACGCAGCGGCCCAGTCAAAGGGCGCCTGCGTGATACCCGCCAGTTCCAGGTCTACCGTAAGCCCGTTCCCGCGGGTGGTCAACCTTTTGAGAAATCTTGAGGTGACTATACTTGCCGGTCTTCCCCTGCAGGCTCTCCTGATAGCCGAAACCGCCGAGTTACAGGGGCTTAACCCTCATGAGGACTTTCCGCATCTGCGGGCTATCCTGACAGCCGGCGAGCCCCTTTCCGGCGCGCGCCGGAAACTGCTTCAGAATATCTGGGGCGTGCCCGTCTTTGATATATACGGCATGGCCGAAATAGGTACGGCGGTGGTCGACTGCGAGTTCGGCCGGCCGCATTCCCTTGAGGATTATTTCGTCTTTGAGCTTCTTGACAAAGACCTGAGGAAAGATGTAAGGATTGGCGAGATGGGCTACCTTGTTGTTACTACCCTTAAGAAAAGGGCAACCCCGATGATCCGGTACCTCACCGGGGACCTGGCCAGAATCAAAGAAGAAAACTGCGCTTGCGGCAGACAAATCTGTCTTGAGGTTCGCGGACGCCGTGATGATGCGGTAAACGTTAAAGGCAGACTGCTGGACCGCTGGGATTTCGAAGAGATGCTTTCGCACCTGCCCTGCTGGAGATTTTGGGCGGCCGGGCCTGTTCCCGGCGGAGTCCATATAGTCGTGGAGGCGGAAAAGGCCGGCGACAGTGTTCCTCGGGAACTTATTGGAATGCTTGAAAACAAGTATGAAATGAGGTTCAGGATCGAGGTCGTACCCAAGGGAACGCTCTATGACCGCAGTGAACTGCTCGCTGTGGCGGTGGTCGGGAAACCGCAGCATATTTATTCAGCGCAGGAAATGGAGCAAAAAGCGTATATCAAGGGCGTTAAGGTCTAG
- a CDS encoding tetratricopeptide repeat protein, giving the protein MLPSVTFGSVRRAKLRQEGIKEGDGNQKVLSTEVAAETEEYPEAREQVKPTAGFEEEKPVDKEAGAALKPEVKGAEDPDPAVQSKAKTQPEADTKVKVKAEAEPEMKAGKYPAPGDDAGETAGETKKAQVRIRGRRGMLLTEAFHEAVSLHERGVTGDKEAVKNAYDLLKKILKAAPRNSVVEAYFGSATALLGRDALDPNERFKKAVKGLRILDGAVSNAPDNTEVRTLRAYVCYRLPENYFHRTATAVEDFGYLAARYEKDPSVFSGNFYCQVLYDLGASYKRLGRKEEAESTWQKLLSRTKDAKYRQLLKQEGIKVPELTEEENISQNVPVTEVDLQTNKKKDELFGKGLKLRSVALSGDKEAVRGALDHFTKALDLEPDNPLIKAYHADCTSLEARHAGDPGKMFAGAIKAMKTLDAVVNSNPDDVEVRFIRAYHGFRLPEAFFHRTAAAIADFEYLIRHWEKDHSVFSKESYQRLLFDLGVAHRRLGMEEEAAADWKKLLSLRPAPKYKAMIEEHRGFNLVRNSMKKLSLEGDKEAYYKEGIRLHDLGVAGNREAAKLALDMWEKAYEKNQGDTLARAYYGSSMALVARDGTDPNTLFGSAIKGMVHVNRALSRDRDNPAIRLLRAYLTNSLPEAFFHQTHKAIKDFRYLAMAYQKDNTIFSKEQYHKILYDLGSAYERVEDREKAKKVWANLLADDPDPKYAVALRGKVEAKDDES; this is encoded by the coding sequence ATGTTGCCGTCAGTGACATTCGGGTCGGTTCGAAGGGCTAAACTGAGGCAAGAAGGAATCAAGGAAGGTGATGGAAACCAAAAGGTTCTTTCCACGGAAGTCGCGGCAGAAACAGAAGAATATCCCGAAGCAAGGGAACAAGTAAAACCGACGGCCGGTTTTGAAGAGGAAAAACCGGTCGATAAGGAAGCAGGCGCTGCACTAAAACCGGAGGTTAAAGGCGCTGAGGACCCAGATCCGGCAGTTCAATCAAAAGCGAAGACCCAGCCTGAAGCAGATACCAAAGTAAAGGTAAAAGCCGAAGCAGAACCCGAGATGAAAGCGGGGAAATATCCTGCGCCGGGGGATGATGCCGGTGAGACAGCCGGCGAAACCAAGAAAGCTCAAGTGAGGATCCGAGGCCGTAGAGGAATGCTTTTGACAGAGGCCTTTCACGAAGCGGTAAGCTTGCACGAGCGCGGGGTTACGGGTGATAAAGAAGCGGTCAAAAATGCCTATGACCTGCTGAAGAAAATACTGAAGGCGGCTCCGCGAAACAGTGTTGTAGAGGCTTACTTCGGCAGCGCAACCGCGCTTCTTGGCCGTGACGCCCTGGATCCCAACGAAAGATTCAAAAAGGCCGTCAAGGGTCTAAGAATCCTGGATGGAGCCGTGTCGAACGCTCCCGATAACACGGAAGTCCGCACCTTAAGGGCTTACGTCTGCTACCGGCTGCCGGAGAATTATTTCCACCGCACCGCTACCGCCGTAGAAGACTTCGGTTACCTCGCCGCACGTTATGAAAAAGACCCGAGTGTGTTTTCAGGAAATTTTTACTGCCAGGTCCTTTACGACTTGGGGGCTTCATACAAGCGTCTGGGGCGAAAAGAGGAGGCGGAGTCAACCTGGCAAAAACTCTTATCCCGGACAAAGGACGCAAAGTACAGACAGCTTCTAAAACAGGAGGGAATAAAAGTGCCGGAACTGACCGAAGAAGAAAACATCTCTCAGAATGTGCCCGTTACGGAGGTCGACCTGCAAACAAATAAAAAAAAAGATGAATTGTTCGGAAAAGGGCTGAAGTTGCGCAGTGTCGCACTGTCTGGCGACAAGGAAGCGGTACGTGGAGCGCTCGATCATTTCACGAAAGCCCTGGACTTGGAGCCGGATAACCCGCTGATCAAGGCTTATCACGCCGATTGCACTTCCCTCGAGGCGCGCCATGCGGGGGACCCCGGGAAAATGTTCGCCGGAGCCATCAAAGCAATGAAGACCCTGGACGCTGTTGTGAACAGCAACCCGGATGATGTAGAGGTGCGTTTTATAAGAGCCTACCATGGTTTCCGCCTGCCCGAGGCCTTCTTCCACCGTACCGCTGCAGCGATAGCGGACTTCGAGTACCTGATCCGGCACTGGGAGAAAGACCATTCTGTCTTTTCAAAGGAGTCCTACCAGCGGCTCCTTTTTGATCTCGGTGTGGCGCACAGGCGTTTGGGCATGGAAGAAGAAGCCGCAGCTGATTGGAAAAAGCTATTGTCCCTTCGTCCCGCCCCGAAATATAAAGCCATGATCGAGGAGCATCGCGGTTTCAACCTTGTCAGGAACAGTATGAAGAAACTGTCCCTTGAGGGTGACAAAGAGGCTTATTACAAAGAGGGCATACGCCTGCACGACCTAGGCGTTGCGGGTAACAGGGAAGCGGCTAAGCTGGCCCTCGACATGTGGGAAAAGGCTTACGAAAAAAACCAGGGAGACACCCTTGCCCGGGCTTATTACGGCAGCAGCATGGCGCTGGTGGCGCGGGACGGGACGGATCCCAACACCTTGTTCGGAAGCGCCATAAAGGGAATGGTGCACGTGAACCGCGCTTTGAGCAGAGACAGGGATAATCCCGCAATCCGCCTTCTCCGGGCGTATCTTACCAACTCGCTGCCCGAAGCGTTCTTCCACCAGACCCACAAGGCCATAAAAGATTTCCGCTACCTGGCGATGGCCTATCAAAAGGATAACACCATCTTTTCAAAAGAGCAGTATCATAAGATCCTTTACGATCTGGGGTCGGCTTACGAGCGGGTTGAAGACAGGGAAAAAGCCAAGAAAGTCTGGGCAAACCTGCTGGCCGATGATCCTGACCCCAAATATGCCGTGGCGTTGCGTGGAAAGGTGGAAGCAAAGGATGATGAATCTTAA
- a CDS encoding 3-dehydroquinate synthase II, protein MGAKQREIWFDGRAVSLQRQDIWGYINNSPIVKVVVSPDQRRDGHFPARTEFIIEIGNEEDLAAVNEGDVVLSDRQELLETARRHGYKTCAFFSIEGSESLDRSWQDAAKYDYAVVDFDLPTNIPLELIIARLEDGKTVLLRRVTSYNEAEVAFGVLERGSDGVLFSGQDIAEIQKLSSYLSREEIHHLNLHPLTVTEVRHAGMGVRACIDTTSLMTQEEGMLVGSTSGGGILVCSETHFLPYMNLRPFRVNAGAIHSYVWMPHDKAEYISDLAAGSKVLCVDVRGAARELTVGRVKIEVRPLLLIRGEAAGAELNVIVQDDWHIRIMGADGKPKNASTIRPGDQLLSYVCEPGRHVGIKVTETIIEK, encoded by the coding sequence ATGGGAGCCAAACAAAGGGAGATATGGTTTGACGGGCGTGCCGTATCCCTGCAGCGCCAGGATATCTGGGGATACATAAACAACTCGCCGATCGTGAAGGTGGTGGTTTCTCCGGATCAGCGCCGTGACGGCCATTTCCCCGCCAGAACGGAGTTTATCATAGAAATCGGGAACGAAGAGGATTTGGCGGCTGTGAACGAAGGAGACGTTGTTCTTTCAGACAGGCAGGAGCTTCTTGAAACAGCCCGCCGGCACGGTTACAAGACGTGCGCCTTTTTCTCCATTGAAGGGAGCGAGTCCCTCGACCGCTCCTGGCAGGATGCCGCCAAGTACGACTACGCCGTCGTGGATTTTGATCTGCCTACCAACATTCCGCTCGAACTGATCATTGCCCGGCTCGAAGACGGCAAAACCGTTCTTTTGAGGCGCGTAACAAGTTATAACGAGGCCGAGGTGGCCTTCGGGGTCCTGGAAAGGGGCAGCGACGGCGTGTTGTTTTCGGGGCAGGATATAGCGGAGATTCAAAAGCTGAGCAGTTATCTGAGCAGGGAAGAAATCCATCACCTTAACCTTCACCCGCTGACCGTCACGGAGGTCCGCCACGCCGGTATGGGTGTTAGGGCTTGTATCGACACAACCAGCCTGATGACCCAGGAAGAAGGCATGCTCGTGGGCTCCACGTCCGGCGGCGGTATTCTTGTCTGCTCGGAGACCCACTTCCTGCCGTACATGAACCTGCGGCCTTTCAGAGTCAACGCCGGAGCGATCCACTCTTACGTCTGGATGCCCCACGACAAGGCGGAATACATATCAGACCTGGCTGCGGGAAGCAAGGTTCTATGCGTGGACGTCCGGGGCGCTGCGCGGGAACTGACCGTAGGCCGGGTAAAGATAGAAGTGAGACCGCTGCTTCTGATTAGAGGCGAAGCGGCAGGCGCCGAATTGAACGTGATCGTTCAGGATGACTGGCATATCAGGATTATGGGAGCCGACGGCAAGCCGAAAAACGCCTCGACAATCCGCCCGGGCGACCAACTTCTGTCTTATGTATGCGAGCCGGGACGTCACGTAGGAATAAAGGTTACCGAAACCATTATTGAAAAGTAA
- a CDS encoding multicopper oxidase domain-containing protein, with amino-acid sequence MLIQREFWARSGILVLPGGIPAIFWGLAAGPDAGLQMPGPVIEALVGDQVEVTLYNTLNEPVSLTFPGQELSPNPVIDSAGRILSFAPAAVPGGSMTYSFTVSRAGTFHYESGTSPERQVQMGLYGALIVRPTGYDDPADPNYQTAYGKDTSSNYDVEAVIVASEIDPAANSDIAAGKAYDPLQYAPQYWLLNGRPFPDCQAPPESSAQPFSARVRALTGQRILVRLINCGFLHHTFSVQNGPARIIATDAWPYQTAALDATFSRNAVTLGAGQTCDLAMTLPDGESYLYDRDFLHLVNAGAYPGGMMTVVDVRTAFPVTAPAAPSDLTASAAGIGRVDLFWKNNATDEEGLIIERKEDAGGFLRITTLMAGATSYSDENVRADTVYTYRVFAFNAAGGSGYSNEASIATSPYVPPEAPSNLTAAAVSSSRIYLAWQDNATTEDGFRIERRTGASPEYVEIAVLPAGGTNYTDSGLAPATSFTYRICGYNAAGKSGYSNEATAVTLNTIPAAPSNLVATEEAGRRIRLTWTDNATNELGFIVERSLIFDFAFKPIAQTVRDVTQFLDTRVYRGINHYYRVRAYNVLGISSPSNVTVIKPSG; translated from the coding sequence ATGCTGATACAGAGAGAGTTTTGGGCACGCTCCGGCATCCTTGTATTACCCGGCGGCATTCCGGCAATTTTCTGGGGTTTGGCCGCCGGTCCCGATGCCGGGCTGCAGATGCCGGGGCCGGTGATTGAGGCGCTAGTCGGTGATCAGGTGGAAGTCACCCTGTACAATACGCTGAACGAGCCCGTCTCGCTGACATTTCCGGGGCAGGAGCTCAGCCCGAATCCGGTTATAGACAGCGCCGGGCGGATTTTATCATTTGCGCCTGCCGCCGTCCCCGGAGGAAGCATGACATATAGTTTTACGGTTTCGAGAGCGGGAACCTTTCACTACGAGAGCGGAACCAGTCCCGAGCGCCAGGTTCAAATGGGTTTATACGGGGCGCTTATTGTGAGACCTACGGGGTATGATGATCCGGCCGACCCCAACTATCAAACCGCTTATGGCAAAGACACAAGCAGCAACTACGATGTTGAAGCCGTTATTGTCGCAAGCGAAATCGACCCGGCGGCGAACAGCGATATCGCTGCGGGTAAGGCATACGACCCGCTTCAATACGCGCCTCAGTACTGGCTCCTTAACGGCCGCCCGTTTCCGGACTGCCAGGCTCCGCCGGAGTCATCCGCCCAACCGTTTTCCGCACGTGTGCGGGCGCTGACCGGCCAGAGAATTCTTGTGAGGCTGATAAACTGCGGCTTCCTTCACCACACGTTCTCCGTCCAGAACGGACCGGCGCGCATAATCGCCACGGATGCCTGGCCTTACCAAACCGCGGCGCTGGATGCAACCTTCAGCAGAAACGCGGTGACCCTCGGCGCCGGTCAAACCTGTGACCTCGCAATGACACTCCCCGATGGAGAGAGTTACTTATACGACCGTGACTTCCTGCACCTGGTGAATGCCGGTGCGTATCCCGGCGGCATGATGACTGTCGTTGACGTCCGTACCGCTTTCCCCGTTACCGCCCCCGCCGCGCCGTCCGACCTTACCGCATCCGCTGCCGGCATAGGCCGGGTTGATCTCTTCTGGAAAAACAACGCCACCGATGAAGAGGGTTTGATTATAGAACGAAAAGAAGATGCCGGCGGGTTTTTGAGGATAACCACGCTTATGGCCGGGGCAACAAGCTACTCGGACGAAAACGTGAGGGCGGATACCGTCTATACCTACCGTGTTTTTGCCTTCAATGCCGCCGGAGGATCCGGCTATTCAAACGAGGCCTCAATTGCCACATCTCCGTACGTTCCCCCCGAAGCGCCGTCTAATCTGACCGCCGCGGCCGTTTCAAGCTCCCGCATCTACCTCGCCTGGCAGGACAATGCGACGACGGAAGATGGTTTCCGCATCGAACGGCGTACAGGTGCTTCTCCGGAGTATGTAGAAATCGCCGTCTTGCCGGCAGGCGGCACGAACTACACGGATAGCGGCCTTGCTCCCGCCACGAGCTTTACCTATCGGATCTGCGGTTATAACGCAGCGGGTAAATCGGGTTACTCCAACGAAGCGACGGCCGTCACCCTTAATACCATTCCCGCTGCACCGTCAAATCTAGTTGCGACAGAGGAAGCGGGGAGGCGAATCAGACTTACCTGGACCGACAACGCGACCAACGAACTGGGTTTTATCGTGGAAAGAAGCCTGATTTTCGATTTCGCCTTTAAACCGATAGCCCAGACCGTTCGGGATGTAACACAATTCCTGGACACCCGCGTGTACCGGGGAATAAACCACTATTACCGGGTTAGAGCATACAACGTTTTAGGGATATCAAGTCCTTCGAATGTCACCGTTATAAAACCCTCCGGTTAA
- a CDS encoding amidohydrolase family protein: MIIDGHAHISTTSYGNVDLYLEQLESAGIEKGVVVPGGTVDVRKMTDYITGKAKPENPVPNNGYVAEACGANGNNLLGFVCIDPHNPNATEMLETSFKKGFKGLKLSPMTHQFSFAGKSVAALSACCGDYGYPVYSHVVFSPGASTTRFIALARQFPKTNFILGHMGFGPADREALGAAVELKNLFLETSTGSFLHIKESVKATGPDKIIFGSEFPLSHPAVELEKILLLDLTDGEMEKILGGNIRSLLRVN, encoded by the coding sequence TTGATCATCGACGGGCATGCTCATATTTCCACAACTTCTTACGGCAACGTCGATCTTTACTTAGAACAGCTTGAAAGCGCCGGAATTGAAAAAGGCGTGGTGGTTCCGGGAGGAACGGTGGACGTAAGAAAGATGACCGACTATATCACTGGAAAGGCTAAACCGGAAAACCCGGTTCCCAATAACGGTTATGTTGCAGAAGCTTGCGGGGCTAATGGCAACAATCTGTTAGGATTTGTCTGTATTGATCCACACAATCCGAATGCCACGGAGATGCTGGAAACAAGTTTTAAAAAGGGATTTAAAGGGCTTAAGTTATCGCCTATGACACACCAGTTTTCTTTCGCCGGCAAATCGGTGGCGGCCCTGTCTGCTTGTTGCGGTGATTATGGTTACCCCGTATACAGCCATGTTGTTTTCAGCCCCGGGGCTTCCACAACGAGGTTTATCGCCCTGGCCCGGCAGTTTCCCAAAACCAACTTTATTCTAGGGCACATGGGCTTCGGGCCCGCTGACAGAGAAGCCCTGGGGGCGGCGGTAGAACTGAAGAACTTATTCCTGGAAACATCTACGGGAAGCTTTCTGCACATTAAAGAGTCAGTTAAAGCAACCGGGCCGGATAAAATCATCTTCGGCTCAGAGTTTCCCCTTTCACACCCTGCAGTGGAACTGGAAAAAATTCTTCTATTAGATCTGACCGACGGGGAAATGGAGAAGATACTGGGCGGCAATATCAGATCTCTGCTGCGAGTGAATTAA
- a CDS encoding 2-amino-3,7-dideoxy-D-threo-hept-6-ulosonate synthase — protein sequence MKGKEIRLRHLFKNSQRVFIVPMDHGVSVGPMDGIEDIRLAVQAVAEGGADAVIVHKGLAKQVTPYVMPGGCELIIHLSASTALSPEPNKKELVSSLNYAIRMGATAVSAHVNLAGSSELQMLKDLSSLAEQCDLWGMPLLAMMYVRDGNKESEYDYVKIKHAARVAEEIGADIVKVNYTGSPETFAEVTRAVTVPVVIAGGPKMSSTAELLTMVADALEAGGRGVAIGRNIFQDRSPAKLARVVRQIMDSDFPREVLKGLSFPER from the coding sequence TTGAAGGGTAAGGAAATTCGTTTAAGGCACCTGTTCAAGAATTCCCAACGGGTGTTCATTGTGCCCATGGATCACGGGGTATCCGTGGGGCCCATGGACGGGATCGAGGATATCCGCCTGGCTGTGCAGGCGGTGGCTGAAGGCGGCGCGGATGCGGTAATCGTTCACAAAGGTCTCGCCAAGCAAGTAACGCCGTATGTAATGCCCGGGGGATGCGAACTCATCATTCACCTCTCGGCCTCGACAGCTCTTTCTCCGGAGCCGAACAAAAAGGAACTGGTATCATCGCTTAACTACGCCATCAGGATGGGAGCCACCGCGGTATCGGCGCATGTAAACCTTGCCGGGAGTTCCGAGTTGCAGATGTTAAAGGATTTGAGCAGTCTTGCGGAACAGTGTGACCTGTGGGGAATGCCGCTGCTGGCCATGATGTACGTCAGAGACGGAAACAAAGAAAGCGAGTACGACTACGTAAAGATAAAGCACGCGGCAAGGGTCGCCGAGGAAATCGGCGCGGATATAGTCAAAGTAAATTACACCGGCAGCCCGGAGACCTTCGCCGAGGTGACCAGGGCGGTCACCGTACCTGTGGTTATCGCCGGCGGTCCGAAGATGAGTTCCACTGCAGAACTCCTTACAATGGTCGCGGACGCGTTGGAGGCGGGAGGCAGGGGAGTCGCCATAGGCAGGAACATCTTCCAGGACCGCAGCCCGGCTAAACTGGCACGTGTAGTCCGTCAGATCATGGACAGCGATTTTCCGCGAGAAGTGTTGAAGGGACTGTCCTTCCCGGAACGATAG